CGCGAATGCTTTAGGACCGAGGTTTGCTGATGACAACTTAGTTGGcttgaaaattgtttattttttcggTTAAGCACTAGCTgtcaaaattctttaataaagcCATTCTATCTCAAAACATGCCCGTACTTTTTCAAGGCCTATCAAAATCAACGCATAGTCCAGCGCTTGTGGCCAAGCAGAAAATGTTGTTCAGGCATGCTCGCAAATATTTTAGCAGGGCCAGGATAAACGCTGGTTCAGAGTACTATAAAGTACCCCCAAAACCAGTGAATGGAAAATTTAAACATCTTGCCATGCCTTTGGTTACTCCTAAAAGGGGCCGGAACTTACGAGATTCGAATATTCCGAAGTGGAGGAGCTTCAAGATTTACATCAGGGAACTTACACAGATGTATACTCCTAAGAAGAGTGagttgaaaaatttaaaatcaaagGAAATTGCCCCTACAGCGAGCGGAAAACAATTCATTGACCCAAGGACTCAAAACTcaattaaaatcgaaaaatacAAGATCAAGCCCCCAATGAGTCTTCCTGTACCTACAGCAACAAGCTCAAAAGTATCTGCCGTGGGTCTTCTTCATGGACTAATTAGTAGGTTTGTCTTTACCCAAAAGCGAACCAAAAAACTTAAGAAAAGAAGTCAACTTAATAATTTCCAGCCTAAGAAAACGTATAAAAGGAGCATCATTAACAAATCAAAAGTCTTCAAATTACCTCCACAACATCAAAAACGAAGGAAAAATGAAGTAGATAATAATCTGAAAGAAGTTGTTTCAGTTATGCAGGAGCTGGGCGAGTTTAAAGGTATAAAGACTCCCAAAAAGGTGACGGAGAGAAGACATCGAACTATTTTAAGGAAGTTTTCCCGAAACGCCCTTAACTTGCAAACCGCGCATAAAAATTTATCAAAGTACAAGATTTCAACAGGAGAAATACAACGCGATACAACATATCCTGAACCATCGAAGACACCAGCAAAGAGAATCAAAACCAACGAATTTAAGAAAGAAAGTCAACTTAATCTCAAACCTAAGAAAACGTATAAGAGGAGCATCGTTAACAAATCTAAACTCTCCAAATTATCCGTACAACATCAAAAACGAAGGAAAAGTGAAGTGTCAAATAAACTGAAAGAAGTTGTTTCAGTTATGCAGGAGCTGGACGATTTTAAAGATATAAAGACTCCCAAAAGGCAGGAGGAGAAAATGAACCGAACTATTTTAaagaagttttccggaagcGCCATTAGTTTGCAAGCCGCTTTTGCAGATCTATTAAAGTACACGGTTCCAACTAGAGAAACACAACGCGATTCGAAGACACCAGCACCAGCAAAAAGAATCAGAAACAACGAATATAAGATGACCAAATCCTCTGGGAACAAAGGATTTGATTTTAAGCTAGGCAAAGGACTAAAAATCCACGACTATGGTTTCAAGAATCTCAAGAGGGCATTTTCCAAGCAAGATACTATCAATGATTCCAAATCACACACACCAAGGGAGGCAGAAATTATTTCTAACCGCAAAGCCTTCCGTACCATGGACACGAATCTGAGGAATTTCACTAGACAAACTGCTACTAACATCTTTATTAACGTTGACAGGCTCAGCGACAAGAAAGTTGGCTCAAAGTTAGAACTTTTGGAGCAACTAAATCGATTAGAGATTTTAAAACACGGCATTAGCGACAATTTTGAGTACTTTGAGGAATCTGTTTCGCCGTTGGGCTATGAGATTTCtgaaaaattaaatagaaCATTTGCGTCGATCAAAAGAATTAATCAGTCCAGGACGAATGCGGAAATGTTTATTTCAGACGGCAGAGATTCAGCCTTGGACTTCCTGACTTACGATGACGATCAAGGCAAGTATGTTCCCTTGGCCAAGGAGAAACCCCAACCACCCAATCGTCGAAGAAAGAAACGATCTAAACAATTTGTCGTTCCCCAAACTGACGCAGGTACCCAGACCGAATGCGAGTGTGAAATTTGCAGCTTTATGCAAAAATATAAGACTGAAAAAGATTCACCTTTGCTAATCGAAATGGCAATGAAAAGAGATTTCTTGGATCAACGACAATACTACATGGAAAATCTCAAGAATAGAAAATTAACAGCACCTGTTTCAGAAAAAAGGCAATCGATCTCTTTAACTAAGCCCAATCAAAGCGATTATGACGCGCAACACAGAAATCACAAAGATGTAAATTTGTATTCTCATTACCCCAACATCATTTCCGAAACCTTTAAGAACCTTACATCTCCCCTTCCATTTGATAACTACACACGAGAACTATTTAAGGCTTACAAGGCACTCGATGTGACAAAAATGCTATCACGATGCTATCAAACACTTTTTGAAGCCGAGCAACTAACGAACGGAATATTACCAAATACCTTTGATCCTTAACAGAATCTAGTCAATCAATTAAGATGCATAAATGAGCATTTGACTGCATATAACATGAAATTGGAAATAAGCATTTTCTTTGTTTGGATTAACCAATTGAAAATGAGCTCTGTGTTTAATTCGCCAGGAAGTGAGCACAGAGTTCATTTTAGATGAATTCAAGGAAATGAAAGCTTATTTCTATTACAAATTCACCTATGCCTTGGTAAGCATTATAATCACCAGCCAAAAGTGAGTGTTGTTGACTACTTAGGTTGGGAAATGCCGgtcaaataaaaatgaattgtTCGTTAAGAAAGGCAATGTCACGTTTGCCATCAATCCCAATTCAGGTGGTAATTACATAAATTTCCCCGATGTGAGTGCCATCAACGGAATGCCGTGCAAATGACAGTTATTAGTACACGAGCCCAGCCCCGAAGGAGATATTGGGGGGTGGAGGTTTGACCGTATGTTTGATTGATTTATATTGGGGTCAGGCACACTGACTGAGGAACATTTCTAATGACAGTTTTACATATCCCtaagccaccaccaccacccatctCACCCGACTCACCGATTGGATCGATGCACTCGAGGGTGAGGCAGCACTTCAGCCAGGGAAGCATGATCTTCTCGGTCACCAGGGAGCTGTCCGAGAAGAAGACAGCATCCAGGTCGACCATCCGAAGAAAGTTAAACTCCTCAGCTTTCGACTCGAAGTAGTCGAACATTTTTGGATGCGTCAGGGAGGACACCGCCGTCGCTGTGTTCCATCCGAGGACTCCAGCGGACTTGACTCCAGATTTTCCCACTCCTGGATTCATAACGATGCTCTGcagactccgcaactgggcggAACCTCCGCGCACACGCATACTGTTTTCCAAGAAGAGAACCGATCGGGAACGCATAAGACCGTCCTTGATTACAATGGGGCGGTAGGCGTGCGTCCGCTGATCGGCGACGAAGGAGGGAAACTCCGACAGATCATAGGTGATCACCGAGCATCGGCTGTTATTGCAGTAGGCGCCCAAGTCCCGTAGTTGCTCCTCGGATACGCCCAAATCGTAGATTAGCAGGTACTCGCTGGGAAGCTTGGCGGCAATATTCTGGGCCAGCAGGATGGCCGATGCGGCCTGCCCCTCCAGCACGTAGCTGACGATTGTGAAGTTGCTCTTCGTACCGTTGTACGGCGTCGTGATCCGCTTCCGCTGGCCCTTTTGATCTCCCGCCTGACTACCGAAGGTAACAGCGTCCTGTGGACGCCGCAGTCCTCGCAGTTCACTCAGCTCCAGTTCCGCTTTTGTAGCCGGCGCTGAAAAATCTGTCTTTGGCAGTTGCTGACCTGGTGACCCGTTGTCCACCACATTTGGCAgatccagctgctgctgttggcctGCAGCGTCATTTGACGACGTGAAGCCCAAAAGAAGTAAATACTTTGGGTCTATTTCGAGCTTTTTGCGTTCCAAGCCAACACGGAGGTTCTCCTGcaagaaataattaaatttgcattgaattaatatttttggtTTATCCAAgaattaaacaaaacatttataatttatgcTTCGACATACGGTTTCCAAAACCCACTCTTAGTGAATTATTAATGTCAGGTCAGACGGCGTTAATGGTCAAACAATATGGCCAGAATTTGCCTCGTCATAGGAACAATTCCGAAACACACATGTGAGAAATATTTCCATTATGGCGCTCTAGCACACTTCCTCTGTTCCGCCGAAACCAGCCCAAACAAATACCCAAACACAACCCAAAAATCAAATGAGCCACACAATGGAACCCTCTCGTGCCGTTGTCAAATTCTTGTCTATTATTTGCCTAGACTGTGGCCAGAGTAAAGCGTGCGGCATTCTCTGCCCACCCCCCAGGCACTGCCCCTCCTCCGGAACCCAAAAAAACCGGTGTCAGGTGTGTCCCACTGCGGACAGGTGAAAGGGCCGAAGGGGAGAAGCACTGGAATTAACCTGCGGCAAAAAGGCAGCCGCCAAAGTTGCAGGCTAGGCGCCAAACGCAAATCGCATGACAAACTTGCTCTGCCGATAGCAACCACTACACTTGTATGGCAGTACACTTAAAACAAAAGTGGTGTTTTGTTCATATTAAATATGGATATTATGATATAGAGACTATGCTGATTCATATATTGAATATCAATCAATTAAATCAAACATAAAAAGACGATCTCTTACATTTACAATTTATACTAGTTACTAGTAGAGTTCTTGATCAGGATGAATAGCCGAGTCGTTCTGGCAATGTCCGTCTGactgtccgtccgtataaaCGTCGAGATCTCGGGAACT
This genomic interval from Drosophila mauritiana strain mau12 chromosome 2R, ASM438214v1, whole genome shotgun sequence contains the following:
- the LOC117138271 gene encoding uncharacterized protein LOC117138271 gives rise to the protein MRTKHLILILIGVIIATIVFIAFGPAGEPNDSFKNIVVQTHQQFKEFQENLRVGLERKKLEIDPKYLLLLGFTSSNDAAGQQQQLDLPNVVDNGSPGQQLPKTDFSAPATKAELELSELRGLRRPQDAVTFGSQAGDQKGQRKRITTPYNGTKSNFTIVSYVLEGQAASAILLAQNIAAKLPSEYLLIYDLGVSEEQLRDLGAYCNNSRCSVITYDLSEFPSFVADQRTHAYRPIVIKDGLMRSRSVLFLENSMRVRGGSAQLRSLQSIVMNPGVGKSGVKSAGVLGWNTATAVSSLTHPKMFDYFESKAEEFNFLRMVDLDAVFFSDSSLVTEKIMLPWLKCCLTLECIDPIGAQSNGCKFNKKPMFRYSGCHGYDASAFNIVLGLTFQMDTSEYSLPGDSPRNIFYKETLEQATRILESRRRNSSETSDHPFTDD
- the LOC117138267 gene encoding uncharacterized protein LOC117138267, with translation MLFRHARKYFSRARINAGSEYYKVPPKPVNGKFKHLAMPLVTPKRGRNLRDSNIPKWRSFKIYIRELTQMYTPKKSELKNLKSKEIAPTASGKQFIDPRTQNSIKIEKYKIKPPMSLPVPTATSSKVSAVGLLHGLISRFVFTQKRTKKLKKRSQLNNFQPKKTYKRSIINKSKVFKLPPQHQKRRKNEVDNNLKEVVSVMQELGEFKGIKTPKKVTERRHRTILRKFSRNALNLQTAHKNLSKYKISTGEIQRDTTYPEPSKTPAKRIKTNEFKKESQLNLKPKKTYKRSIVNKSKLSKLSVQHQKRRKSEVSNKLKEVVSVMQELDDFKDIKTPKRQEEKMNRTILKKFSGSAISLQAAFADLLKYTVPTRETQRDSKTPAPAKRIRNNEYKMTKSSGNKGFDFKLGKGLKIHDYGFKNLKRAFSKQDTINDSKSHTPREAEIISNRKAFRTMDTNLRNFTRQTATNIFINVDRLSDKKVGSKLELLEQLNRLEILKHGISDNFEYFEESVSPLGYEISEKLNRTFASIKRINQSRTNAEMFISDGRDSALDFLTYDDDQGKYVPLAKEKPQPPNRRRKKRSKQFVVPQTDAGTQTECECEICSFMQKYKTEKDSPLLIEMAMKRDFLDQRQYYMENLKNRKLTAPVSEKRQSISLTKPNQSDYDAQHRNHKDVNLYSHYPNIISETFKNLTSPLPFDNYTRELFKAYKALDVTKMLSRCYQTLFEAEQLTNGILPNTFDP